Proteins from a genomic interval of Xylocopa sonorina isolate GNS202 chromosome 4, iyXylSono1_principal, whole genome shotgun sequence:
- the LOC143422635 gene encoding LOW QUALITY PROTEIN: uncharacterized protein LOC143422635 (The sequence of the model RefSeq protein was modified relative to this genomic sequence to represent the inferred CDS: substituted 1 base at 1 genomic stop codon), which translates to MALDANEKSYILDARNNYEDGGSLGSEESYDDMRQLVGDKEEESGKFNSLPLASFNFINSIIGSGVIGIPYALHQAGFGLGIVLLILVAGLTDYSLILMVRSGNICGEMSYQGLMRASFGRTGFYILTTLQFIYPFIAMVSYNVVVGDTVTKVLIRVTGISETSIFAHRQVVVFFATVCITIPLCLYRNVARLAKISFLSLVCVGFILLAILIRLGTMSAIVPSQEDSWRFANFPGIIPSVGIMAFAFMCHHNTFLIYESIERATQQKWDVVTHWSLFTSFLIAAAFGIIGYATFTAYVQGDLMENYCWDDDLMNFARVMFSGTILLTFPIECFVTREVILTAIKGTDELEDHTAYVPNSDRKYLIITLSIVSVAYLISMSTDCLGVVLELNGILAAVPLAYVLPGLCYLKLEDGPILSSKKLPALGLMSAGVFAAVSGLLLLILNSDTAGSCVHGKVMPYXGSSSRSLISKYIKMDVSKSEQFIDRYEKIYGDECRICLKRATEICELFRNGDSISHKLMAVASVQVEEGDGLPSVICLTCNQRLDASYDFKCQIQNSDEKLRQILKLKSSTNDSITSASIVTAIIADMISSVISSEKESTEKPDVCSTNFYSDNFCFGKDDSSFCLSPEKNLFCYEKETQSQLNNIEQKKSLENVNVYKSLLDDDPMRQINSMKENLSSLDDHMVQNKDDLLKEDVSNELSGNHEMLDDTLKTDSIQDDEEKPLISRTTRLRCAQCVKSFRTKVALQRHSIVHKRKTKLRYVCYVCDKQYSTHAKVKKHIELCHEAHDRKENIQDKRINYEQRKGISNVHDKRVNNVQDKRIKTPKNDDLLKEQRKGLKLTCKVCSKQFTYQKSFITHVLYHKNHPEYKESGHLDDSSQCSTKERTAETVEEDDENEEEEEEEEDEEDENLPAESLQCTQCGKLFATKRNLKRHVSTHSGLKYTCETCGKGFSRVDKLKDHEQSKHKTEMFENSDFDDKEDVDNINKGDCLEGRKKDRHNRPHKCAICPKSFAQSQSLANHIKRHNRVKETQKRFLCEVCSKCFAQSGSLVAHMRTHTGVKPYVCNVCSRAFTKSTYLQLHLRTHSGEKPYICQYCSRAFARANTLARHITMHTGEAKYHCQICTKSFRRLTSLNEHTYTHTGQRPYACKICTKRYNNAGSLYAHRKKCKAQQLSNTGFAVSVENSVPQQDLNVPQVLIYSQRKLMEDATVGQVTPTPQYMIANVHNQKNLGSNIIQPFTVEDPNVYTINSKQFKNPYYTIYPNM; encoded by the exons GGTGGCAGTCTTGGCTCAGAGGAATCTTATGATGATATGAGGCAACTTGTAGGG gaCAAGGAAGAAGAATCTGGAAAATTCAATAGTCTACCTCTGGCCAGTTTTAATTTCATCAATTCCATTATCGGCAGTGGTGTCATTG GTATACCCTATGCTCTTCATCAGGCTGGATTCGGCCTTGGAATAGTATTACTAATCCTGGTGGCAGGACTTACTGATTACTCCTTAATATTAATGGTCAGAAGTGGTAATATATGCGGTGAAATGAGCTATCAGGGTTTAATGAGAGCCAGTTTTGGTCGTACTGGATTTTACATTCTCACGACTTTGCAATTTATCTATCCGTTTATAG CAATGGTCTCTTATAACGTTGTCGTTGGCGACACTGTGACGAAGGTGCTAATAAGGGTAACAGGAATTAGTGAGACTAGCATTTTCGCTCATCGTCAAGTGGTCGTCTTCTTCGCGACGGTTTGCATCACTATACCACTGTGTCTTTATAGAAACGTGGCTCGTCTGGCGAAGATCTCTTTTTTGTCGTTGGTCTGCGTCGGTTTCATACTTTTGGCAATCTTAATCCGGTTGGGCACGATGTCCGCAATTGT GCCGAGCCAAGAAGATAGTTGGCGATTCGCAAATTTCCCTGGCATAATTCCATCTGTTGGAATTATGGCGTTCGCCTTTATGTGCCACCATAAtacattcctcatctacgaatcTATAGAGAGAGCTACTCAACAAAAATGGGACGTCGTCACCCATTGGTCGCTTTTCACCTCTTTTCTGATCGCTGCAGCCTTTGGAATCATTGGATATGCCACCTTTACGGCATATGTACAGGGTGATCTTATGGAGAATTACTGTTGGGATGATGATCTGATGAACTTTGCAAGAGTCATGTTCAGTGGAACTATTCTCCTGACATTTCCCATCGAATGCTTCGTCACAAGGGAG GTAATCCTGACAGCGATCAAAGGAACCGATGAACTCGAAGACCATACAGCTTACGTTCCCAACTCCGACCGCAAGTATTTGATAATCACTCTGTCGATAGTATCGGTCGCTTACCTGATCTCAATGTCCACGGACTGTTTGGGGGTCGTTCTCGAATTGAACGGTATCCTCGCCGCTGTACCGTTAGCCTACGTTCTTCCTGGCCTGTGCTACCTCAAACTTGAAGACGGACCAATTCTCTCGTCTAAGAAACTACCGGCGCTTGGTTTGATGTCAGCCGGCGTGTTCGCTGCGGTTTCTGGCTTGCTGTTGCTGATCCTCAACAGCGATACAGCTGGCTCTTGCGTGCACGGGAAGGTAATGCCGTATT AGGGGAGTTCGAGTCGTAGCTTGATTTCTAAATACATTAAAATGGATGTTTCGAAAAGCGAACAGTTTATCGATAGATATGAGAAGATTTATGGAGACGAATGTCGTATTTGTTTAAAAAGAGCTACCGAAATTTGTGAATTGTTTAGAAATGGGGATTCTATATCTCATAAACTTATGGCCGTTGCTTCCGTACAG GTTGAAGAAGGAGATGGTTTACCCTCGGTGATCTGTTTGACTTGTAACCAACGTTTGGATGCATCCTACGACTTCAAATGTCAAATACAGAATTCCGATGAGAAACTTCGTCAAATTTTAAAGTTAAAATCTTCTACCAACGATTCCATTACCAGCGCTAGTATAGTTACAGCAATAATTGCTGATATGATATCTAGCGTAATATCTTCTGAGAAAGAGAGTACGGAAAAGCCAGATGTTTGTTCCACAAATTTCTATTCAGACAATTTTTGTTTTGGTAAAGACGATAGCTCGTTCTGTCTTAGTCCAGAGAAAAATTTGTTTTGTTACGAAAAAGAAACCCAGAGTCAATTAAATAACatagaacaaaaaaaaagcCTAGAAAATGTAAATGTCTACAAAAGTTTGTTAGATGATGATCCTATGAGACAAATAAATTCAATGAAAGAAAATTTATCTTCATTGGATGATCATATGGTACAAAATAAAGACGATTTATTAAAAGAAGATGTAAGTAATGAATTATCGGGAAATCACGAAATGTTAGATGATACATTGAAAACAGATAGTATTCAAGATGATGAAGAGAAACCGTTAATTTCACGCACAACTAGATTACGCTGTGCACAATGTGTTAAATCCTTTCGTACAAAAGTGGCCTTGCAGAGACACTCTATTGTTCATAAACGTAaaactaagttacgttacgttTGTTACGTGTGTGACAAACAGTATTCAACTCATGCAAAAGTGAAAAAGCATATTGAACTTTGTCACGAAGCTCATGATAGAAAGGAAAACATTCAGGATAAGAGGATTAATTATGAACAACGCAAAGGAATTTCCAATGTACATGataaaagggttaataatgtacAA GACAAAAGAATAAAAACCCCCAAAAATGATGACCTTCTTAAAGAACAACGAAAGGGCCTAAAACTGACATGTAAAGTTTGCTCAAAACAATTTACTTATCAGAAATCTTTTATTACACATGTATTGTATCACAAAAATCATCCAGAATATAAAGAATCGGGACATTTGGATGATTCTTCTCAGTGTTCAACGAAAGAGAGAACTGCAGAGACTGTTGAAGAAGATGATGaaaatgaagaagaagaagaggaggaagaggacgAGGAAGACGAAAATCTTCCGGCTGAAAGTTTACAGTGCACGCAATGCGGGAAGTTGTTTGCAACGAAGAGAAATTTAAAAAGGCACGTTTCGACGCATAGTGGATTGAAGTACACATGCGAGACATGTGGTAAAGGATTTTCACGGGTAGACAAATTAAAAGATCACGAACAATCAAAACATAAGACTGAAATGTTTGAGAACTCAGATTTTGATGATAAAGAAGATGTAGATAATATAAATAAGGGAGATTGTTtagaaggaagaaagaaa GACCGTCACAATAGACCACACAAATGTGCAATTTGCCCCAAGTCGTTCGCACAGAGTCAGTCTCTGGCGAATCACATAAAACGCCACAATAGGGTCAAAGAAACGCAGAAAAGGTTTCTTTGCGAGGTTTGCAGTAAGTGTTTCGCACAAAGTGGCTCCTTGGTCGCGCATATGCGTACACATACGGGAGTTAAACCGTACGTTTGCAATGTGTGCAGTAGAGCTTTCACGAAAAGCACTTATCTGCAGCTGCATTTGCGCACTCATAGCGGAGAAAAGCCTTATATTTGTCAGTATTGTAGCAGAGCTTTTGCGCGTGCAAATACATTGGCACGACACATAACGATGCACACGGGAGAGGCAAAATATCATTGTCAGATTTGTACAAAATCATTCAGAAGACTGACCTCGTTAAATGAGCACACTTACACGCACACAGGACAGAGACCGTACGCATGTAAAATATGTACAAAGAGATATAATAATGCCGGGTCGCTTTACGCGCACAGAAAAAAGTGTAAGGCGCAACAGTTATCCAATACTGGATTCGCTGTTTCCGTGGAGAACTCTGTACCGCAACAAGATTTAAATGTTCCCCAAGTGTTGATTTATTCTCAGAGAAAATTAATGGAAGATGCAACCGTTGGGCAAGTCACGCCCACGCCGCAATACATGATCGCGAACGTACACAATCAGAAAAATCTGGGATCAAATATCATTCAACCATTTACGGTGGAGGATCCAAACGTTTATACGATAAATTCGAAGCAATTTAAGAATCCCTATTACACGATTTATCcaaatatgtaa